Proteins from one Clostridia bacterium genomic window:
- the prmA gene encoding 50S ribosomal protein L11 methyltransferase: MNWTEVKISTNKEGIEPITGLLLNLGINGIQIENPEDFNEFLEGTQTYWDYVDESLMHLKEGETRVILYIPENAQGAEMFTGLKQGLKELGDSYGTLALTVNNVCEEDWENNWKKFFKPFNVGEKLLIKPTWEEVDNKENRKILEIDPGSSFGTGTHETTKLCLENMEGIVKNNDSVLDLGCGSGILSIGAYLLGATDLTMVDIDLNSVRVAKENLLQNKIPEDIFKAYCGNVISDANLKKELCVQKYDLVVANIVADVLKAMSPHFGDFVKDDGTLIISGIISERCKEVVDVVTEKGFYVVSEKEEGDWSCVILKKRV, encoded by the coding sequence ATGAACTGGACTGAAGTTAAGATTTCCACCAATAAAGAAGGCATTGAGCCGATTACCGGTCTTTTGTTGAATCTGGGCATTAATGGAATTCAGATTGAAAATCCCGAGGATTTTAACGAATTTTTAGAAGGTACGCAAACCTACTGGGATTATGTGGATGAAAGCCTGATGCATTTGAAAGAAGGCGAAACCCGTGTGATTTTGTACATTCCCGAAAATGCGCAGGGTGCAGAAATGTTTACCGGTTTAAAGCAAGGTTTAAAAGAGCTTGGCGACAGCTATGGCACACTTGCTCTTACCGTGAACAACGTTTGCGAAGAGGATTGGGAAAACAACTGGAAAAAATTCTTCAAGCCTTTTAATGTGGGTGAAAAGCTTTTGATTAAGCCAACCTGGGAAGAAGTGGACAACAAAGAAAATCGCAAAATTTTGGAAATCGATCCAGGTTCCAGCTTCGGTACGGGTACACACGAGACCACAAAGCTTTGTCTCGAAAATATGGAAGGTATCGTAAAAAATAACGATTCTGTGCTGGATTTAGGTTGTGGCAGCGGTATTTTGTCCATTGGGGCGTATCTTTTGGGCGCAACCGATTTAACTATGGTGGATATCGACTTAAACTCCGTTCGGGTTGCCAAAGAGAATCTTTTGCAAAACAAAATTCCGGAAGATATTTTTAAAGCATACTGTGGGAATGTTATTTCGGATGCAAACTTAAAAAAAGAGCTTTGTGTACAAAAATATGATTTGGTTGTGGCAAACATCGTTGCAGATGTTTTAAAGGCTATGAGTCCGCATTTTGGCGATTTTGTAAAGGATGACGGCACTTTGATTATTTCGGGTATCATCAGCGAGCGTTGCAAAGAAGTGGTGGATGTTGTAACCGAAAAAGGCTTTTATGTGGTGTCCGAAAAAGAAGAGGGCGATTGGTCCTGCGTAATTTTGAAAAAGCGGGTGTAA
- the dnaJ gene encoding molecular chaperone DnaJ: MADKRDYYEVLGIQKGADEATIKKAYRSMAKKYHPDMNPGDKEAEAKFKEANEAYEVLSDPEKKSRYDQFGHAGVDPNMGGGAGFGGGFGGFGGFGDMGDIFENIFGGGFSSSSARSNAPRQGSDIEIEAEISFEEAAFGVMKELSFKRIEMCGECSGSGAAKGTSPETCSECRGTGQVKQVQRTMLGNMMTSRPCTRCGGKGKIIKTPCSVCNGRGVAQKNKKIKLDIPQGIDHGQYLQKRGFGNAGANGGPYGDLLIGIRIKPHPIFKRKGADVFCEVPITFTEAALGGDIEVPTIHGKQTYKIPEGTQTGTRFCIKNKGIKKAFGTGEHYFTVVIEVPRNLSGKQKDLLKEFASLDKDENFANKKSFMDKVKELFK, from the coding sequence ATGGCAGACAAACGAGATTATTATGAGGTTTTAGGCATTCAGAAGGGTGCAGACGAAGCAACCATCAAAAAAGCCTATCGCTCCATGGCAAAAAAATATCATCCGGACATGAATCCCGGTGACAAAGAGGCGGAAGCCAAATTTAAAGAAGCTAACGAGGCTTATGAAGTGCTGTCTGACCCCGAAAAGAAAAGTCGCTATGACCAGTTCGGTCACGCAGGTGTTGACCCGAATATGGGTGGAGGTGCAGGCTTTGGTGGCGGATTCGGTGGTTTTGGCGGATTCGGTGACATGGGTGACATCTTTGAAAATATTTTCGGTGGCGGTTTTTCTTCGTCATCGGCACGCAGTAATGCACCCCGTCAGGGCAGTGATATCGAAATTGAAGCGGAAATCTCTTTTGAAGAAGCCGCTTTCGGTGTGATGAAGGAGCTTTCCTTTAAACGCATAGAAATGTGCGGTGAGTGTAGCGGCAGTGGTGCGGCAAAAGGCACTTCGCCCGAAACCTGCTCCGAATGTCGCGGTACCGGTCAGGTTAAGCAGGTACAGCGTACTATGCTTGGTAATATGATGACCTCGCGTCCCTGTACCCGTTGCGGCGGTAAGGGTAAAATTATTAAAACACCCTGTAGTGTATGTAACGGCAGAGGTGTTGCACAGAAAAATAAGAAAATCAAGCTGGATATTCCGCAGGGTATTGACCACGGTCAGTATCTGCAAAAGCGCGGATTTGGTAATGCAGGTGCCAATGGCGGACCGTATGGCGATCTTTTAATCGGCATCCGTATTAAACCGCATCCCATTTTTAAGCGCAAGGGTGCAGATGTGTTCTGTGAAGTTCCCATTACATTTACAGAAGCGGCTTTGGGCGGTGATATCGAAGTGCCGACCATTCACGGCAAGCAAACCTATAAAATACCCGAGGGTACACAAACCGGAACGCGCTTCTGTATTAAAAACAAAGGTATCAAGAAAGCGTTCGGCACAGGTGAACATTATTTTACCGTTGTAATTGAAGTGCCACGCAATTTGAGCGGAAAGCAAAAAGATCTTTTGAAAGAGTTTGCATCGCTGGATAAGGACGAAAATTTTGCCAATAAGAAAAGCTTTATGGATAAAGTGAAGGAACTGTTTAAATAG
- the dnaK gene encoding molecular chaperone DnaK, which translates to MAKIIGIDLGTTNSCVAVMEGGDTAVITNAEGARTTPSVVAFTKEGERLVGEVAKRQSITNPDRTIISIKRDMGSDRKVAIDDKNYTPQEISAMVLQKLKADAESYLGETVTQAVITVPAYFSDAQRQATKDAGKIAGLEVLRIINEPTAAALAYGLDKEQSENIMVYDLGGGTFDVSILEIDDGVFEVKATCGNNHLGGDDFDKRLIDYMAEEFKKENGLDLRNDKMAAQRLKDAAEKAKIELSSAMSSNINLPYISADATGPKHLDVTITRAKFDELTADLVAATMEPTRKALSDSGLSASEISKVILVGGSSRIPAVQEAVKNIMGKEPHKGVNPDECVAMGAAIQAGVLGGDVKGLLLLDVTPLSLGIETLGGVCTKLIERNTTIPTKKSQIFSTAADSQTSVDIHVLQGEREMAQDNKTLGRFQLTGIAPAPRGVPQIEVTFDIDANGIVNVSAKDLGTGQEQKITITASTNLSDEDIDKAVKEAEKFAEEDKKRKEGIEIRNQADALVYQSEKALEELKDKVSEEDTSKVKAACEKVKTALSGTDNDAIKAATEELQKEFYEISAKLYQQANPNGAEGQPGTNEAQGEVMDDE; encoded by the coding sequence ATGGCAAAGATTATTGGTATTGACTTAGGTACAACAAACTCCTGCGTTGCAGTTATGGAAGGTGGCGACACCGCTGTTATCACCAACGCAGAAGGCGCAAGAACAACCCCTTCGGTTGTTGCATTCACAAAAGAAGGCGAACGTCTTGTGGGTGAAGTGGCAAAGCGTCAGTCTATCACAAACCCCGACAGAACGATTATCTCCATCAAGAGAGACATGGGCTCTGATAGAAAGGTTGCAATTGACGACAAAAATTACACACCTCAGGAAATTTCTGCAATGGTACTGCAAAAGCTTAAAGCAGATGCAGAAAGCTATCTGGGCGAAACCGTAACGCAGGCAGTTATTACCGTTCCTGCATATTTTTCAGATGCACAGCGTCAGGCAACCAAGGATGCAGGTAAAATCGCAGGTCTTGAAGTACTTCGTATCATCAACGAACCTACTGCTGCAGCACTTGCTTACGGTCTGGATAAAGAACAGTCCGAAAACATTATGGTTTATGACTTAGGCGGCGGTACATTCGACGTATCTATCCTGGAAATTGACGACGGTGTATTCGAAGTTAAAGCAACCTGCGGTAACAACCACTTAGGCGGCGATGACTTTGATAAGCGCTTAATCGATTACATGGCAGAAGAATTCAAGAAGGAAAACGGTCTGGATTTAAGAAACGACAAAATGGCGGCACAGCGCTTGAAAGATGCGGCAGAAAAAGCAAAAATCGAGCTTTCCTCTGCAATGTCTTCCAACATCAATCTGCCTTATATTTCTGCAGATGCAACCGGTCCGAAGCATTTGGATGTGACCATTACCCGTGCAAAATTTGACGAATTAACCGCAGATTTGGTTGCGGCAACTATGGAACCTACCAGAAAAGCACTTTCCGATTCCGGTCTTTCTGCAAGCGAAATCAGCAAGGTTATCTTAGTTGGCGGTTCTTCCAGAATCCCGGCTGTTCAGGAAGCTGTTAAGAATATTATGGGTAAAGAACCTCATAAAGGCGTAAATCCCGATGAATGTGTAGCTATGGGTGCTGCAATTCAGGCAGGTGTATTAGGTGGCGACGTTAAAGGCTTATTGCTTCTCGACGTAACTCCGCTTTCTTTGGGTATCGAAACCTTAGGTGGCGTTTGCACAAAGCTGATTGAAAGAAATACCACCATCCCGACCAAGAAGAGTCAGATTTTCTCTACTGCGGCAGACAGCCAGACCTCTGTAGATATCCATGTTCTGCAGGGTGAAAGAGAAATGGCGCAGGATAACAAAACCTTGGGCAGATTCCAGCTTACCGGTATTGCACCGGCACCCCGCGGTGTTCCGCAGATTGAAGTTACCTTTGATATTGACGCAAACGGTATCGTAAACGTATCTGCGAAAGACTTAGGTACAGGTCAGGAACAGAAAATTACCATTACTGCAAGCACCAACCTTTCGGATGAAGATATCGACAAGGCTGTAAAAGAAGCTGAAAAGTTTGCAGAAGAAGATAAGAAGAGAAAAGAGGGTATCGAAATCCGCAACCAGGCAGATGCTTTGGTATATCAGTCCGAAAAGGCTCTGGAAGAACTCAAAGACAAGGTTTCGGAAGAAGATACTTCTAAAGTAAAAGCAGCTTGCGAAAAGGTAAAAACAGCCCTTTCCGGCACCGATAATGATGCAATCAAAGCAGCTACTGAAGAATTGCAGAAAGAATTCTATGAAATTTCCGCAAAGCTTTACCAGCAGGCAAACCCCAACGGGGCAGAAGGTCAGCCCGGTACAAACGAAGCCCAGGGCGAAGTAATGGATGACGAATAA
- the grpE gene encoding nucleotide exchange factor GrpE — MRGSVNMAKKKEDVQEEVVEETTAPAEEAEAPVQNDWQDKYIRLMADFDNYKKRTTKEMQASYKNGLIAAVEELLPVVDNFDRAVAAMPEDSKDGEGIRMIAKQLYDVFEKLGVKPIEAVGQPFDPNIHNAVMHIEDDSFGENVVAEDFLKGYMCGDKVIRPSMVKVAN, encoded by the coding sequence ATGAGAGGAAGTGTGAATATGGCGAAGAAGAAAGAAGATGTGCAGGAAGAAGTTGTAGAAGAAACAACTGCACCGGCAGAAGAAGCGGAAGCGCCTGTTCAGAATGACTGGCAGGATAAATACATTCGTCTGATGGCTGATTTTGACAACTACAAGAAAAGAACCACCAAGGAAATGCAGGCATCCTATAAAAACGGTTTAATTGCGGCGGTGGAGGAATTGCTCCCCGTTGTGGATAATTTTGACCGTGCGGTTGCGGCAATGCCGGAAGATTCCAAAGACGGAGAAGGCATTCGCATGATTGCAAAACAGCTTTACGATGTGTTTGAAAAATTAGGTGTAAAGCCGATTGAAGCCGTTGGTCAGCCCTTTGATCCGAACATCCACAATGCAGTTATGCACATAGAGGATGATTCCTTTGGAGAAAATGTGGTTGCAGAGGACTTCTTAAAGGGATATATGTGTGGGGATAAAGTGATTCGTCCCAGCATGGTAAAAGTAGCAAACTAA
- the hrcA gene encoding heat-inducible transcription repressor HrcA: MGSIDDRKRKILQAIIDDYIDTAEPVGSRTIVKKCDLGLSPATIRNEMADLEDMGFLKQPHTSAGRVPSLIGYRYYVDELMTQYSLTLEEINTLRNTLEMKMDYLEKVIAKTTQVLSKLTNYTAVISAPTLTSGSLKQLRLIGIDLHWCLVVVITNQGVVRDKKIQFLSPVTEEKIALMEKMLNRAFANVPFNSITVDNLYAISEETGLEMELLFPIIDFMRACVKDSEDTEVYMDGTTNMLNFPEYSDLNRVKRFLNAVNDRKDVMRTVSAIQSANDDINIRIGSDNAEDGFSDCSIITSRYKIGDSMEGIIGIIGPVRMDYKKAVSVIKNTTAMLNQKMLEITDENPDKT; the protein is encoded by the coding sequence ATGGGAAGCATTGATGACAGAAAACGAAAAATTCTGCAGGCGATTATTGATGACTATATTGATACCGCCGAGCCTGTAGGTTCAAGAACTATCGTAAAAAAATGTGATTTAGGTTTAAGTCCTGCAACCATCCGTAATGAGATGGCAGACTTAGAGGACATGGGATTTTTAAAACAGCCGCACACCTCTGCCGGGCGAGTACCTTCCTTGATTGGGTATCGCTACTATGTGGATGAACTGATGACCCAGTACAGTCTGACGTTAGAGGAAATCAACACCCTTCGAAACACATTGGAAATGAAAATGGATTATCTGGAAAAGGTGATTGCAAAAACCACACAGGTTTTATCCAAGCTTACCAACTACACGGCGGTGATTTCGGCACCGACCTTAACATCGGGAAGCTTAAAACAGCTTCGTTTAATCGGAATTGATTTGCATTGGTGTCTTGTGGTGGTCATCACTAACCAGGGCGTTGTGCGGGATAAAAAGATTCAGTTTCTTTCGCCCGTAACCGAAGAGAAAATTGCATTGATGGAAAAAATGTTAAACCGTGCATTTGCCAATGTTCCCTTTAACAGCATAACGGTTGACAATTTGTATGCAATTTCCGAAGAAACGGGACTTGAAATGGAATTGCTGTTTCCGATTATTGATTTCATGCGTGCCTGCGTGAAAGACAGCGAGGATACAGAGGTTTACATGGACGGTACCACCAACATGTTAAATTTCCCCGAGTATTCGGATTTAAACCGTGTAAAACGGTTTTTAAATGCAGTAAATGACCGAAAAGATGTGATGCGCACCGTAAGTGCCATTCAAAGCGCGAATGATGACATCAACATCCGTATCGGTTCAGATAACGCAGAGGACGGATTCTCCGATTGCTCTATCATTACCTCCCGATATAAAATCGGTGACAGCATGGAAGGCATTATCGGTATTATCGGTCCTGTGCGTATGGATTACAAAAAGGCTGTGTCGGTGATCAAAAATACTACCGCGATGCTGAATCAGAAAATGCTTGAAATTACGGATGAGAATCCGGATAAAACATGA
- a CDS encoding tRNA-dihydrouridine synthase family protein: MELYFAPLEGITTRIYRNTHFNMFGEADLYYAPFINPGAEDKITSKLIKDVLPEENEAPIAVQILCNQPKPFLSLAEKLQEIGYREINLNLGCPSGTVVSKNRGAGFLRRRDELDRFLDAVFSACPIPISVKTRIGFSSAEEAEALLTIYNRYPISMLIVHPRVRENFYKGTPDMETFRMFYENSVNPLCYNGDVRTKADYIHICNRFPNLKGVMIGRGAVQNPALFREIKNGKSLSNTELIVFLEQLCTAYNSVLKSDTFTMHKLKEIMMSVVLNYPEDKRLLKAVKKTNKLSDLMAVIHNLPPLEN; the protein is encoded by the coding sequence ATGGAGCTGTATTTTGCACCTTTGGAAGGAATTACCACCAGAATATACAGAAATACGCATTTTAATATGTTTGGTGAAGCAGACCTGTATTATGCCCCTTTTATTAATCCCGGTGCGGAAGATAAGATAACTTCAAAGCTGATTAAAGACGTTCTGCCCGAAGAAAATGAAGCTCCCATTGCGGTACAGATTCTTTGTAATCAACCAAAGCCGTTTCTCAGTCTTGCGGAAAAGCTTCAGGAAATCGGATACCGGGAAATTAATCTGAATTTAGGCTGTCCCTCAGGAACGGTGGTCAGCAAAAACCGTGGGGCAGGCTTTTTAAGGCGAAGGGATGAATTGGACCGTTTTTTGGATGCGGTGTTTTCTGCTTGTCCGATTCCCATTTCTGTAAAGACCAGAATCGGTTTTTCTTCAGCAGAGGAAGCGGAAGCGTTATTGACAATTTACAACCGTTATCCTATATCCATGCTGATTGTGCATCCCAGGGTGCGGGAGAATTTTTATAAAGGCACACCGGATATGGAAACCTTTCGGATGTTTTATGAAAACAGCGTAAATCCGCTTTGTTACAACGGAGATGTACGAACCAAAGCGGATTACATACACATTTGTAACCGCTTTCCAAATTTAAAAGGTGTCATGATTGGCAGGGGAGCTGTGCAGAATCCTGCACTTTTCCGTGAAATCAAAAACGGGAAAAGCTTAAGCAATACAGAACTCATTGTGTTTTTGGAACAGCTATGTACAGCATATAACAGTGTCTTAAAATCAGATACGTTTACCATGCACAAATTAAAAGAAATTATGATGTCGGTAGTTTTAAACTATCCCGAGGATAAACGACTGTTAAAAGCCGTAAAAAAAACAAACAAGCTTTCGGATTTAATGGCGGTTATACATAACTTACCACCTTTGGAAAACTAA
- a CDS encoding DUF1893 domain-containing protein, whose amino-acid sequence MHPDLQKAIGQLKAENYTCVFCKGNTVYTSYDRGIAPLLKQYEKNTLLSDFYVADKVVGKGAAFMYVLLGIRELYAEILSESAKAVLTEYGIPVYARSVVNRILNREKTGFCPIESAVLQITDPTEALFAIQQTLKELKK is encoded by the coding sequence ATGCACCCGGATTTACAAAAAGCAATCGGGCAACTGAAAGCCGAAAACTACACATGCGTGTTTTGCAAAGGCAACACCGTTTATACGAGTTACGACCGGGGCATCGCACCGCTTCTTAAACAATACGAAAAGAACACCCTGCTTTCTGATTTTTATGTTGCAGACAAGGTTGTGGGAAAAGGTGCTGCATTTATGTATGTGCTTTTAGGCATACGGGAGCTGTATGCCGAGATTTTAAGCGAAAGTGCGAAAGCGGTTTTGACAGAATACGGCATCCCTGTATATGCCAGGTCGGTTGTTAATCGCATACTGAATCGGGAGAAAACCGGATTTTGTCCCATTGAAAGTGCGGTTTTACAAATAACTGACCCAACCGAAGCACTTTTTGCCATCCAACAAACATTAAAGGAGCTAAAAAAATGA